The genomic segment GCTGCTGGCCGACGGCTCCGTGCGCGGCGAGAACCTGATCTGCGGCCTGCACGACTGGGACTACCGGCTCGACACCGGCGTCAGCGAATACAACAACCACGAGGTGCTGGCCCGCTTCGCCAACTGGATCGAGGACGGGCAGGTGTGGGTCGACGAGGACGAGATCGCTACCTGGGCCGAGGCGCACCCGCAGCCGTTCGACCGCGCCGGCTATCTCGGCCTCTATGCCGACGTGCATGGCGCGCCGGAGGAGCCGCACGTCAAGCTGATCCAGGGCTATGCCCGCAGCGGCCTGAAGAAGACCGGGCACCATGGGGTGGTCGATGCGATGGGCGTCGCCCGCCAGCAGCTGCCGAGCTGGGACGACATCCAGTTCGTCACCGCCCAGCTGCACCGTGCGCCGCTGCTTGACGACGAGCCGGTCGGTTCCGACGTCACCATCGGGCCGAATGCGCAACGGCCGCTGCGGCTGGATATCCCGATCTTCGTGTCGGACATGAGCTTCGGCGCGTTGTCGGAACCGGCCAAGGTGGCGCTGGCCAAGGGCGCCGACCTGGCCGGCACCGGCATCTGCTCCGGCGAGGGCGGCATGCTGCCGGAAGAGCAGGCGGCGAACCGGCGCTATTTCTACGAGCTCGCCTCGGCCCGCTTCGGCTTCTCGATGGACAAGGTCAAGCGCTGCCAGGCCTTCCACTTCAAGGGCGGCCAGGCCGCCAAGACCGGCACCGGCGGCCACCTGCCGGGCGCGAAGGTGGTCGGCAAGATCGCCGCGGTACGCAACCTGCCGGTCGGGGAATCGGCGGTCTCGCCGGCCCGCTTCCCGGACTGGACCGAGCCGGCGCAGTTCAGGGCCTTTGCCGACGAGGTGCGCGACGCCACCGGCGGCATCCCGATCGGCTTCAAGCTGTCGGCGCAACACATCGAGAAGGACATCGACGCGGCGCTGGCAGTCGGGGTCGACTACATCATCCTCGACGGGCGCGGCGGCGGCACCGGTGCGGCGCCGACCCTGTTCCGCGACAACATCTCGGTGCCGACTATCCCGGCGCTGGCCCGTGCGCGCCGCCATCTCGACCGGCTCGACCGCAGCGACGTGACCCTGGTCATAACCGGCGGGCTCCGGACGCCGGCCGACTTCGCCAAGGCGCTGGCGCTCGGCGCCGACGCCGTCGCGGTATCGAATGCCGCGCTGCAGGCGATCGGCTGCCTGGGCATGCGCGCCTGCCACACCAACAACTGCCCGGTCGGCATCGCCACCCAGAAGCCGCACCTGGTCGCCCGGCAGGACGTCGAGACGTCGGCGGCCCGGCTGGCGCGCTTCCTGGAGGCGGCGACCGAGCTGATGAAGATCCTGGCCCGGGCCTGCGGGCACCGTCATCTCAGCCAGTTCGCGGCCGACGACCTGACCACCTGGAAACGCGAGATGGCCGACCTCGCCGGCATCGCCTACGGCGGCGTCGGCGCGCCCTAGGAATCGGCGCGGCCGGGTCTACAGGCCGAGATCGCGCTCCCAGAACACGCGTTTCGGGTGTTGCGGGTCGTAGCGCACGCGGATCGTCTGGCCTTCCGCGATGTCGGCCAGGCGTGCGCGCTTGCTCAGCATCGTCATCGCCTCGTGTTCCGTGCCGGCGGCGTCGGCATAGCGGAACCGCAGGTGATTGGCCCCGCTGGCGGTGACCACGGCAAACACGGTCGCATCCGTCTGGACGCCGCGGGCGATCGCCGCGGCGGCGCGCGAGGCCTTGCGGGCGACCAGCCAGGCGAAGAGGGCGCCGCCCAGCAACAGCACCGCGCCGAAGATCCCGGCGTAGAGGGCATTCTCGTTGACCGCGCCAGGCTCGATCTCGTTCAGGTCCGGGTCGTCGGCCAGATAGCGCACGGGCACGGTGTCGCCGACCGCGACGCCATCGAAGAAATCGCGCGAGACGTCGCGCGTGCCGTAGTGCAACGCGCCGCCGCCGACCGGGAAGTGGTAGCGCAGCTCGTAGTCGGTGCGCCGGTTCGAGCTGTTGGTGCCGGTCCGGCGCTCGACCTCGCGCTTGCCGATGATCGTGGCCTCGGCGGCGACGCCTTCGTCGTCGAGCCGCGCCGCGTCGTCGGCGATGGTCAGGCTGACGAAGACGATGCCGATGCCGAGGGCGAGGGGTATGGCCGCGATCCAGCCGCGGTAGCGCATGAACAGTCCGAGCATCCGGGATTCCGTCGACGAGGTGGCGGGCCGGCACAGTGCCGGCGGCAGGGGCGTGCGTCCACCCTCAACCGAATTCTCCGATACATTCTTCTTGTAATGAGACGATAGTCTCATTATGTAGACACCATCGCAGCCCTGGTCATGGAAGGAACCCGATCGTGGCCCTGTCGCAGGAAGAGATGGACAACAGGATCGACGCGCATTTCGGCTTCGAGGCGCGGGACGATGTGGACGGCGTGCTGGCGACGCTGTCGCCGGATGTGGAGCACGACATCGTCGGGTGGCCCGGCGGTCCGACCCGCGGCCGCGAGGGCGCACGGCCGTTCTACGACACGCTGTTCGCCGACCTCGCCGACGGCAAGGTGACCTGCGTCAAGCGGCTCTATGGCACGGATTTCCTGGTCGACGAATCGGTATGGCAGGGCAGCGCGCCGGGCCGGCCATTCGGGCTGGAGGGCCGCGGACGCCCGCTGCAGTTCCGCCTGCTGCATGTGATCGAGTTCGCGCCGTCCGGCGACATCAGCCGCGAGAACGTCTGGATCGACATGGCGGCCGTGCTGCAGCAGCTCGCTCAGGACTGAGATGGCGGAGGCGGCCCGCACCGGGCGCTGGCGCCAGCGCCGGCGCACCCGGAAGGATCTGCTGCAGGCGGCTGCGCTGCTGCTGGCACGCGGCGAAACGCCGAGCCTGGAGGCGGTGGCGGCGGAGGCCCAGGTTTCCCGCGCCACCGCCTACCGCTATTTCCCCAGCGTCGAGGCTCTGCTGGTCGAGGCGGCGTTCGACGTGGCCTCGCCGGAGGCGCAGGCGGTGTTTGCCGACGGCCCTGCGCGGGATCCGGTCGGCCGCCTGGAGCGGGTGGACGACGCCTTCGACGCGATGATCGCGGCCAACGAGGTGCCGCTGCGGCTGATGCTGGCCAATGCGCTGGAGCGGCGCGCCAAGGAGGGCGACGCCGCGATGCCGGTGCGCCAGGACCGGCGCACGCCGCTGATCGAGGCGGCGCTCGCACCGGCCGGCGACGCGCTGCGGGCCGAAGAGCTGGAGATGCTGACGGCCGCGCTGGCGCTGGTGATCGGCACCGAGGCGATGATCGTGTGCCGCGACGTGCTGCAGCTCGACGACGACAAGGCGCGCCAGGTCAAGCGCTGGGCGATCCGGGCGCTGGTGGCGGCCGCGCGCGACGAACCCGGCTGCCGCTCACGCTGACGCGATCAGCCTCCGCTTGAAGTCCGGCGGCCGCATCGGCGATGCTGCGGGCCCGTGGCGGCCTCGGCAACGCCCCGGCACGCCGCAACCCAAGGGCCCAGCATGCCGCGCGATCCCGAATCCGCCTTCGTCCCGTCGGTCTGCCCGCACGACTGCCCCAGCACCTGCGCGCTGGAGGTGGAGCGGCTGGACGCGCACACCATCGGCAAGGTCCGCGGCGCGGCGGCGAACAGCTACACCGCCGGCGTCGTCTGCGCCAAGGTGGCGCGCTATGCCGAGCGCCAGAACCATCCGGAGCGGCTGACCGAACCGCTGCTGCGCACCGGGGCCAAGGGCGAGGGCCGCGCGGGCTTCGTGCCGATCGGCTGGGACGAGGCGCTGGACCGGGTTGCCGACGCGCTGCAGCGCGCGGCCGCGGTGCATGGGCCGGAGGCGGTATGGCCGTATTTCTACGCCGGCACCATGGGGCACCTGCATCGCGACGGCATCGACCGCCTGCGCCATGTGATGGGCTATTCGCGGCAGTACAGCACGATCTGCGTGGCGTTGGCCGACGCCGGCTGGCTGGCCGGCGCCGGCATCAAGCGCGGCGTCGATTCCCGCGAGATGGCCGACAGCGACCTGATCGTGATCTGGGGCGGCAACCCGGTGGCCACCCAGGTCAACGTGATGACCCATGTCGCCCAGGCCCGGAAGAAGCGCGGCGCCAGGCTCGTGGTGGTCGATCCCTACCGAACCGGCACCGCCGAGGCGGCCGACATGCACCTGATGCTGCGGCCCGGCACCGACGCGGCGCTAGCCTGCGCCGTGATGCATGCATGTTTCCGCGACGGCCATGCCGACTGGGACTACATGCGCCGCTATACCGACGACCCCGACGCGTTGGCCGCCCACGTGCAGGCCCGCGATCCGGACTGGGCGGCGCCGATCACCGGGCTGTCGGTCGACGAGATCGAGGCCTTCGCCGCGCTCTACGGCGGCACCGAGCGCGCATTCCTGCGGCTCGGCTACGGCTTCAGCCGCGCCCGCAATGGGGCGGCCAACATGCACGCGGCGGCCTGCCTGGCGGCGGTGACCGGCAAGTGGCGCCACAAGGGCGGCGGCGCGCTGTACGCCAACGGCTATCCGCACTTCTACAAGTTCGACAAGACGCTGATCCAGGGGCTGGACCGGTTCGACCCGGCGGTGCGCGCGCTCGACCAGTCGCGGATCGGGCCGATCCTGACCGGCGACCGCCGCGACCTCGGCGACGGCCCGCCGGTCACCGCGCTGTTCATCCAGAACACCAATCCCGTCGTGGTCTGCCCGGAAAGCGCGAAGGTGCGCGAAGGCTTCCTGCGCGAGGACCTGTTCGTTTGCGTCCACGAGCAGTTCATGACCGAGACCGCCGCGATGGCCGACGTGGTGCTGCCGGCGACTACCTTCCTGGAGCACAACGACATCTACACCTCGGGCGGCCACACCCACTTGCAGTTCGCGCGCAAGGTGTTGGAGCCGCTGGGTCAGTGCCGCTCCAACCACGACGTGATCTGCGCCCTGGCCCGCCGGCTCGGCGCCGAGCATCCCGGCTTCGCGATGAGCGACTGGGAGGTGCTGGACGCCACCCTGCGCGCCAGCGGCCTGCCGGATGCGGCAGACTTCGCCGCCCGCAAGTGGATCGACATGGCGCTGCCGTTCGAGACGGCGCACTTCCTCGACGGTTTCGGCCACGCCGACGGCAGGTGGCATTTCCGCGCCGACTGGTCCGCGATGGGCGCGGAAGGCGGCCGGCCGTCGGCGCTGCCCGATCACAATACGGTCTACGACGCCGCGGGCGCAGAGCGCCCGTTCCGCATGGTCGCGGCGCCGGCCCGGCAATATCTGAACACCAGCTTCACCGAGACGCCGTCCAGCCGGAAGCGGGAAGGGCGCCCGTGCGCCCGTATCCACCCCGACGACCTGGCGGCGCTGGGCCTGGCCGACGGCGACCTGGTCAGGCTCGGCAACGACCGCGGCACCGTGGCGTTGCACGCGATGGCGTTCGACGGGCTGCAGCGCGGCGTGGTGGTGGTGGAGAGCATCTGGCCCAACGCCGCCTTTGTCGAGGGCATCGGAATCAACGCGCTGACCAGCGCGGATCCGGGCCTGCCGGGCGGCGGCGCGGTGTTCCACGACACCGCGGTCTGGATTCGCGCGGCCTGACCGCCGACAGAGGTGGTCCTGCGGGCGCGCACCTACCATCTAACAGGCATGATACGATTGCCGGGAGATGCCACGCACGGGCGGCCGATGGGAAAATCCGACAACCTGCCGACCACGACATCCAGCCATGCCGAGATCGACGCATTCCTGCGCGATATCGAACGCCTGCCGCGCGGCGCGGACGGCAGGCAGGGGCGCCTGATCTTCGGGCTCGACGCCACCGCCAGCCGCGAGCGGACCTGGGATCGCGCCTGTCAGATCCAGGCGGAGATGTTCCGCGAGACGGCGGCGCTGGGCGGCCTGGCGATGCAGTTGGCCTACTACCGCGGGTTCGGCGAACTCACGGCGACGAACTGGACGTCGGACAGCGCGGCGCTGCTGCGCGAGATGACCCGGGTCACCTGCCTGGGCGGCCGCACCCAGATCGGCCGCCTGCTGCGCCACGCCGGCCGGGAGGCCCGCAAGCGCAAGGTCGACGCGATGATCTTCGTCGGCGACTGCATCGAGGACGACGTCGACGACGTCTGCCACGTTGCCGGCAAGCTGGGGCTGGTCGGTCTGCCCGTCTTCGTGTTCCACGAGATCGGCAATGCCGCCGCGCGCCCGGCCTTTCAGCAGATCGCCAAGCTCACCGGCGGCGCCTATTGCCCGTTCGACGAATCCAGCGCCGCGCGCCTGTCGGAGCTGCTGCGCGCGGTGGCGGTCTACGCCGCCGGCGGCCGACCGGCGCTCGAGGACTACGGCCGGCGCGCGCCGGAGGCGGTGCGCCTGCTGACCAGCCAGCTCGGCGCGCGCGGCTGACGGCTGACGGCGATGCCCTATCTGATTCTCGGCGTCGGACTGGTGATCGGGCTGTTCCTGGTTGGCCGCTGGTACATGGCGGCCACCGCGGAGGAGGTCAGGAAGGCCGCCCTGTTGCCTTCGGCGGGGTGGGGCTGGTGGCGGCCGCGTTCTTCCTGTTCACCGGGCGCGCGCCGGTGGGGGCCGCGATCCTCGCCATCCTCGTGCCAGTGATCTGGCTGCTGGCGCAGGCCGCCGCGCCGGCGGAGGCGGCGCGCAGTCCGGGGGCCGTGCCCGATCGGCGTGCGGACGCGCTATCTCGACATGACGCTCGACCATGCCAGCGGCGCGCTCGACGGCACCGTGATCGCGGGCCGGTTCCAGGGCACGGCGCTGTCGGACCTGTCGCCGGCGGACCTGCGGCAGCTGCTGGACGAGGTTACCGGCGACGCCCAGTCGAAGCAGGTGCTGGAGGCCTATCTCGACCGCGTGCATGGCCCCGGATGGCGAGCGGGCGGTGCCGACGGGCGGGCCGATCGCGCCGCCAGCGGGACTGCGCGAATGACGCTGGAGGAGGCCCGCGAGGTGCTCGGCGTCGGCGCCGAGGCGAGCCGCGACGAGATCGAGGCGGCCTATCGCGCCGCCATCCGGCGCAACCACCCCGATGCCGGCGGGTCGAGCTGGCTGGCAGCCAAGATCAACGAGGCGCGCGAATTGCTGCTCGGCTGACCGGAGCCTGTCTTGCAATCGCCTGTCTAAAATGATACATTATCTATTGATCTGAACAACAGGAGGGGCCGATGCCCGCCCTTGCATCGTCCGCACTGGCCGCCGAGGCCCTGCCGGCCGGCGCGCTGCGGCAGCGCGACACCCGCGAGGCGATGACGCCGGCCGCGATCCGCCTGTTCCTGCGGCTGGCCGAGCGCTGGCGGCTCGGTGTCGCCGATCGCTGCGCGCTGCTCGGCGAACTGCCGCGGCCGACCTACTACAACTGGGTCAAGGGCCGGGCCGGGACGCTGTCGCGCGACCAGATGGAGCGGATCTCGCTGCTGCTCGGCATCCACAAGGCGCTGCGGCTGCTGTTCGCCGACGAGGCCGCCGGCGAGCGCTGGCTGCGGGCGGCCAACCGCGACCTCGAGTTCGGCGGCCGTTCGCCGCTGGAGCGCATGCTGGCCGGCGGAATCGGCGATCTCTATGCCGTGCGTCGCTATCTCGACGCCTGGCGCGGGCTGCAATGACAGACCTGCCGCGGGCGGTGGTGGCCGGGCGCAGCCACCGCCTGATCGCGAGCCGGCATCCGACCGTCGGCGTGTTCGACGACCTGACCGACGATCCGGAAGACCTGCGCGTCGCCTTCCAGCTGGAGATGGCGACCAACCCGCGGCTGGGCGAGGCGGCGGACCGGCTGGCGCTGCTCTATCCCGACGAGCTGCTGGCCGGGCCGACCGCCAGCCTGGTGATGGCCGCCTTCCTGCACACCGACGAGCGCGGCGGCCGTTTCCACGACCGCCGCCTCGGCGCTTGGTATGCGGCGCTGGAGCTGGAGACGGCGATCGCCGAGACCGTATTCCACAACGAGCGGCGGCTGCGCATGTCGGAAGCGGGCTTCCCCAATCGCGTCCAGGTGCGCGAGCTGATGGCCGACCTCGACCTCGAACTGGCCGACATCCGCGGCATGGCCGCCGAGCGGCCGGATCTTTACGATCCCGATCCCGCGCACTATCCGGTGTCGCAGGCCTTCGCCGCGGCGCTGCGCTGGCCGCAGAGCCCGGCGCCGTCGCCGCGCTGCGCCGGGCTGACCTATGACAGCGTGCGTCGCGCCCGCGGCCGGAATGTGTGCCTGTTCTGGCCGTCCGACGTGCCGAGGCCGGTGGTGCAGGGCGGCCAGTTTGACTATGCCTGGGATCGCGAGGGCCGAGTCAGCGTTACCAAGGCGACCGCCCTGTAGGCCGCGACCCCGACGGAAGGACCAGATGAGCACGCAGAACCGACCGATCACCGCCGCGATCCTTCCGGTCGCCGGCCTGGGTACGCGGGTGCTGCCGGCGACCAAGGCGATCCCGAAGGAGCTGATGCCGGTGGTCGACAAGCCGGTGCTGCAATTCGTCGTCGAGGAGGCGCTGGCGGCGGGCATCGAGCGTATCGTGCTGGTCACCGGCCGCGGCAAGAGCGCGATCGAGGACCATTTCGACCACATGTTCGAGCTGGAGACGGCGTTGCGCAGCCGCGGCAAGGATGCCGCGCTGGCCGCCGCGGCGGACTTCGTGCCGGAGCCGGGCCGCATCATCTATACCCGGCAGCAGAGCCCGCAGGGGCTGGGCCACGCGGTGTGGTGCGCGCGCCACGCGGTCGGCGACGGCGCGGTGGCGGTGCTGCTGCCCGACGTGATCATCAAGGCGCAGCCCGGCTGCCTCGCCCAGATGATCGCGGTCTACGACCGGCTGGGCGGCAACGTGGTGGCGCTGGAGGAGGTGCCCTGGGAGGTCACCCACCGCTACGGCCTGGTCGCGACCGGTGCCGTCGACGGCCGCACGGTCGAGGTGACGGGCATGGTCGAGAAACCGAAGCCGGGCGAGGCGCCCTCCAATCTGTCACTGGTCGGCCGCTATATCCTGCAGCCCGAGGTGTTCGCCATGCTGGCGGAGCAGGGCCCCGGCGCCGGCGGCGAGATCCAGCTGACCGATGCCATGGCGCACCTGATCGGCCGGCAGCCTTTCCATGGCCTGATCTATGCAGGCCGACAGTTCGATTGTGGGGACAAGACGGGCTATGTGGAGGCGAACGCCGCCTATGGCCTCAACCATCCGGAGATCGGGGCCGACGTGCGCGCACGTCTGCTGGCCCTGCTCGACGGCAACGACAAGGACTGACGCAGCATGCCCCCCCAGAGCCACCGATTCGATCCCACCGTCCTGCGCGAATACGACATCCGCGGCACCGTCGGCCGCGACCTGGCCGAGGCCGACGCCTATGCGATCGGCCGCGGCTTCGCCACCATCGTGGCCCGGCGCGGCGGCAACGCATCGCCCGCCATCGCTGTCGGCTACGACGGCCGCCAGAGTTCGCCCGGATTCGAGGCCGCGGTGGTCCGCGGCATCGCCGACGCCGGCGGACGGGCGGTCCGGGTCGGGCTCGGCCCGACGCCGATGCTGTATTTCGCGGTCCGATCGCTGGACCTGGCGGGCGGCATCATGGTTACCGGGTCGCACAACCCGCCGGACATGAACGGCTTCAAGATGATGATCGGCAAGGCCTCGTTCTTCGGCGCCGACATCCAGGAGCTGGGCCGCATCGCCGGCGATGGCGACTGGACGGCGGGCGCCGGGTCGGACGAACGGCGCGACGTCAGCGACGCCTATGTCGACGCGCTGGTCGCCGGCTACGGCGACGGCCGCGGCCTGACCGTGGCCTGGGATGCCGGCAACGGCTCGGCCGGCGCGATCATGCAGCGGCTGGCGGCGCGGCTGCCCGGCACCCACATCCTGCTGAACGAGGCGATCGACGGCACCTTCCCCAATCACCATCCGGACCCGACCGTGGCCGAGAACCTGGTCCAGCTGCAGGCCGCGGTGCGCGACAACGGCTGCGACCTCGGCGTCGCCTTCGACGGCGACGGCGACCGGCTCGGCGCGGTCGACGGCCGCGGCCGGATCATCTGGGGCGACCAGCTGCTGTCGATCTATGCCGAGGAGGTGCTGGCGACCCGGCCGGGCGCGACCGTGATCGCCGACGTCAAGGCCAGCCAGATGCTGTTCGACCGCATCGCCGAACTGGGCGGCAAGCCGCTGATGTGGATGACCGGCCATTCCCTGCTGAAGGCCAAGATGGCGGAGACGCAGGCGCCGCTGGCCGGCGAGATGAGCGGCCATCTGTTCTTCGCCGACCGCTACTACGGGTTCGACGACGGGCTCTATGCCGCGGTCCGGCTGATCGGGCTGGTGGCGGCGCGCGACGAGAGTCTGGCCGACATCCGCGACCGCATGCCGGAACTGGTCAACACCCCGGAGGTGCGGATCGACTGCCCGGAACAGCGCAAGTTCGCGGTGATCGACGAGGTCAAGCAGCGCCTGCTGGCAGCCCCGGACGCCGGCGAGGTCGACACCATCGACGGCGTGCGCGTGAACACAGCCGACGGCTGGTGGCTGCTGCGCGCGTCGAACACCCAGCCGGTGCTGGTGGCGCGGGCTGAATCCGGCAGCGAGGCGGGGCTTTCGCGGCTGAAGGCGGCGATCAGCCGGCAGCTGGGCAGCAGCGGGATCGCGTCGCCCTTCGCCTGAGCGCGGGCGCGGTCAGGAGCAGGTGGCCGGCGGGCGGTCCGGGTTGGGCGCCAGCGCCAGGCAGTCGATGCCCTGCACCGCGAGCGCGATGCAGGCATCCTCCGCCGCGGTGCCGTCGTTGAGGCCGACCAGCAGGGCGCGGAACAGCACGCCGTTGCCGGAGGGCGAATCGATCACCGCAACCGTGGTTCCGCGCAGCGCCTGCGGTCCGCGCTGGCGTGCGCTGTCGGCCGCGCTGCGCGCCATGTCGGCAACCGCATAGGCCCCGACCTGGATCGCCCAGCCGGCGCCGCAGCTCGAGCCGGCGCTGTCCGTGTCGGTCTTCGCCGGATCCAGAGCGGCCAGGATGATCGGCAGCGGCACGCTGGTGGCCGGCACGTCGGCGCGCGATTGCGCCCCGTCGCCGCGGCGCGGATTGGGCTGCGGCGTGTCGAGGCCGGCATAGGTCAGCAACTGGGCGTAGCGCACGATCGGCTCGCCCTCGGGCGACGGGACGACCGGGATCAGGGCGTCGTCCGCCGGGCCGGCGGCGGGTTCGGGAAAGGCCGTGTCGATCTGGGCGATCAGGCCGCCGATGTCGCCTGCGCCGGAGCGGGCCGAGGGCGGGAAGGGCGGCCGGGCCGGCTCCGGCTGCAGGTGGGCGAATCCGAAGTCCAGCAGTTCGACCATGCGGGCGTTGCGCGCGTCGCCGCTGGTGCCGCCGAAGATGACGCCGTAGACGCGGTTGCCGTTGCGCTCCGCGCTCGCCACCAGATTGAAGCCGGAGGCGTTGATGTAGCCGGTCTTCAGTCCGTCGAGTCCGGGATAGTCGTTCAGCAGCTTGTTGTGGTTCTGGTGGGTGACGCCCTGGTAGGTGAACGACCGGGTTGCGAACAGGCCATAATACTGCGGAAAATGTGCGCGGATGCGGATCGCCAGGTTGACCATGTCGCGCGCCGTGGTGACCTGGCGCGAATCCGGCAGGCCGGACGCGTTGACGAACACCGAGCTCGGCATGTCGAGCGACTGCTGGGCCAGCGCGGTGGCACGGCGGCCGAATTCCGATTCGCTGCCGGCGACGGCTTCCGCCAGCGCGACCGCGATATCGTTCGCCGACTTGGTGATCAGGGCCAGCACGGCGTCGCGCACCTGGATCGTCGAGCCGGCGGCCAGCCCGAGCTTCGACGGCGGCATCGAGGCGGCATGCGCCGACACCGGGATGCTCTGGTCCATCGACAGCCGACCCGACTCGATGGCGTCGAACACCATGTACAGCGTCATGATCTTGGTCAGCGAGGCCGGGTGCACGATCGAATCGCTGTTGGTCGCGTGCAGGATGTTGCCGGTCTGCGCGTCCAGAACCAGGTCGGCATAGCGCGGTGCGGCGGCGGCCGGCAGGGTCAATGCGAGCGGCAGCAGCAGTGCCGCCAGCGCGGCGATTGGCCGCCCCGGGCGCATCGTGCGCCGGTGCCGGGCCGAACCGGCGGATTGCCGCGGCCGAACCGGCGTCGATCCTGCGCCGACCCTGATCGGATGTGCCTCAGACATGACTCCGAGTTAGCACCGCAATTGATTAAGATTCAATAATTTTTCGCGCGCCGGAGCAGTCGCGAATCGCATCGGGGTGCCGCCACAATCGCGCCACAATGATGTAATGTCGATGCGGATTGCATGGTGGACCCGGTTGGGTATATTGCGGACCATGGTGAAAAAATCACTGCCGCTTATTGCGGCCATCGCGCTGTCTGCTTGCGTGGGCGGGGGCAGCCGAACGGAGTCCGAGGCGCCGGCGCCGGTTATCGAAGCGCCTGCGCCGGAGCGCTACACCCTGATCGGCGGACCGGTCGGCGATGCGCTCGTGGAGGGCCGCGAGCCCCTGCGCGAGGCCCAGTCGATGCTGGCCACGCTCGGCTTCGATCCGGGCCCGGCCGACGGCCTGATGGGGCCGCGCACGCGTTCCGCGCTGGAGCAGTTCCAGACTCAGCAGGGCGTCCCGGTCAGCGGCACGCTGACGGTGGACACCCAGGGCGCGCTTCAGTTCGAGAAGTCGGCGCGCGACGATGCGGCGCAGGCAGCCAACAGCACGACCGCGGCGGCGCCCGCGCCGGCCGCTTCGGTTCGCCCGGCGTCGGCCGGCGCGCCGTCCAGCGTCGCGGCGTCGACCACCGGCTCCGGCACGTGGACGGCCTTCCTGTCCGGTGAAGACATCCGGGCCCACTGCACGGCTTCGTCGCCGGACGAATACCGCTTCGTCTACAACGCCGAGTACACCGAGCACGTGCGCCTCTACGAGTTGACCGACACAAGCGACGGCTCGGCGGTGCTCAACATCATCGTGCGCGGCCCGACCCGGATCGCCGGCGATCCGGCACGGCTGATGGGCCGCATCAGCGGCAAGCGGTCGATCAACGGGCTGGCGCCGTTCGAGCGCAACTCGCTGATCGAGACGCTGATGTCCAGCGGCTTCACCTCGTCGCCGCTGCCGTCCGGCACCGTGTTGCCGTCGGACGGCCATTTCTGGGTGGTCAGCGCCTGCCGCCGCGGCACGTTCACGGTCAACGCCTGGACCTATCCGTCGGACCGGTGGGACCGCATCACATTCCCAGGCATGCTGGGCCAGCTCGATTTCACCAACGTGATGTTCAATCCGCTGTCGCAGTTGACCGAGGCCCAGCGCGCGGCTGCGCGCAGCGGCGACGGCCCGCTGCAGGCCTTCGACATCCGCGTCGGTGCCGACGGCAAGTTCCAGATCAACTGAGCCGCGCGCCGCTCGGGCGGATCGGCACGGTCAGGCGCGCCTTCGGGCGCGCCTTTCGTTTGTGGCGTTGGCGGAACTGCAGACGGCGGGGCAGGGCGCCGATGCGCCGCCGCGGGCGGACGCTATTTGTTGAAGCGGCCGAGGTTGCCGAGGAACTGCTGGATGAAGGTCACGCGGTTGCCGCGGGTCGGCGTTTCCCGGTCGACCGGATCGATGTCCTGTGCGATTTCCGCGCCGTAAGTCTCGATCGCCGCGACATAGCCGGCCGGGTCGAAC from the Alphaproteobacteria bacterium genome contains:
- a CDS encoding ester cyclase codes for the protein MALSQEEMDNRIDAHFGFEARDDVDGVLATLSPDVEHDIVGWPGGPTRGREGARPFYDTLFADLADGKVTCVKRLYGTDFLVDESVWQGSAPGRPFGLEGRGRPLQFRLLHVIEFAPSGDISRENVWIDMAAVLQQLAQD
- a CDS encoding molybdopterin oxidoreductase family protein, giving the protein MPRDPESAFVPSVCPHDCPSTCALEVERLDAHTIGKVRGAAANSYTAGVVCAKVARYAERQNHPERLTEPLLRTGAKGEGRAGFVPIGWDEALDRVADALQRAAAVHGPEAVWPYFYAGTMGHLHRDGIDRLRHVMGYSRQYSTICVALADAGWLAGAGIKRGVDSREMADSDLIVIWGGNPVATQVNVMTHVAQARKKRGARLVVVDPYRTGTAEAADMHLMLRPGTDAALACAVMHACFRDGHADWDYMRRYTDDPDALAAHVQARDPDWAAPITGLSVDEIEAFAALYGGTERAFLRLGYGFSRARNGAANMHAAACLAAVTGKWRHKGGGALYANGYPHFYKFDKTLIQGLDRFDPAVRALDQSRIGPILTGDRRDLGDGPPVTALFIQNTNPVVVCPESAKVREGFLREDLFVCVHEQFMTETAAMADVVLPATTFLEHNDIYTSGGHTHLQFARKVLEPLGQCRSNHDVICALARRLGAEHPGFAMSDWEVLDATLRASGLPDAADFAARKWIDMALPFETAHFLDGFGHADGRWHFRADWSAMGAEGGRPSALPDHNTVYDAAGAERPFRMVAAPARQYLNTSFTETPSSRKREGRPCARIHPDDLAALGLADGDLVRLGNDRGTVALHAMAFDGLQRGVVVVESIWPNAAFVEGIGINALTSADPGLPGGGAVFHDTAVWIRAA
- a CDS encoding DUF3592 domain-containing protein — its product is MLGLFMRYRGWIAAIPLALGIGIVFVSLTIADDAARLDDEGVAAEATIIGKREVERRTGTNSSNRRTDYELRYHFPVGGGALHYGTRDVSRDFFDGVAVGDTVPVRYLADDPDLNEIEPGAVNENALYAGIFGAVLLLGGALFAWLVARKASRAAAAIARGVQTDATVFAVVTASGANHLRFRYADAAGTEHEAMTMLSKRARLADIAEGQTIRVRYDPQHPKRVFWERDLGL
- a CDS encoding VWA domain-containing protein, which encodes MGKSDNLPTTTSSHAEIDAFLRDIERLPRGADGRQGRLIFGLDATASRERTWDRACQIQAEMFRETAALGGLAMQLAYYRGFGELTATNWTSDSAALLREMTRVTCLGGRTQIGRLLRHAGREARKRKVDAMIFVGDCIEDDVDDVCHVAGKLGLVGLPVFVFHEIGNAAARPAFQQIAKLTGGAYCPFDESSAARLSELLRAVAVYAAGGRPALEDYGRRAPEAVRLLTSQLGARG
- a CDS encoding glutamate synthase-related protein, which codes for MNRIAVALWAELKDREPTYALVADVDLVVTRYDDKVSVLYGRCLHRGALLADGSVRGENLICGLHDWDYRLDTGVSEYNNHEVLARFANWIEDGQVWVDEDEIATWAEAHPQPFDRAGYLGLYADVHGAPEEPHVKLIQGYARSGLKKTGHHGVVDAMGVARQQLPSWDDIQFVTAQLHRAPLLDDEPVGSDVTIGPNAQRPLRLDIPIFVSDMSFGALSEPAKVALAKGADLAGTGICSGEGGMLPEEQAANRRYFYELASARFGFSMDKVKRCQAFHFKGGQAAKTGTGGHLPGAKVVGKIAAVRNLPVGESAVSPARFPDWTEPAQFRAFADEVRDATGGIPIGFKLSAQHIEKDIDAALAVGVDYIILDGRGGGTGAAPTLFRDNISVPTIPALARARRHLDRLDRSDVTLVITGGLRTPADFAKALALGADAVAVSNAALQAIGCLGMRACHTNNCPVGIATQKPHLVARQDVETSAARLARFLEAATELMKILARACGHRHLSQFAADDLTTWKREMADLAGIAYGGVGAP
- a CDS encoding TetR family transcriptional regulator, with the protein product MAEAARTGRWRQRRRTRKDLLQAAALLLARGETPSLEAVAAEAQVSRATAYRYFPSVEALLVEAAFDVASPEAQAVFADGPARDPVGRLERVDDAFDAMIAANEVPLRLMLANALERRAKEGDAAMPVRQDRRTPLIEAALAPAGDALRAEELEMLTAALALVIGTEAMIVCRDVLQLDDDKARQVKRWAIRALVAAARDEPGCRSR